A genomic region of Anopheles coustani chromosome 3, idAnoCousDA_361_x.2, whole genome shotgun sequence contains the following coding sequences:
- the LOC131258770 gene encoding uncharacterized protein LOC131258770, which translates to MNVADAHKWLTTVASGCLEGVASWSTSVTCNVTTLALWEHRCDPGSEVFACALPDFLYIPNENMSRLVENDKAATRKISIHSEHRRMRDELNRDNILAYDAAMHGELKHPRAIHIFRSRLKVVEIQLDLEYAAFVDGYIKEVIVPPTEKVYPLRYLDLNDNAISDPRNLSKLVNLQTLNLSRNRFMRLNAEVFKEMTNLSTLSLSMNRITRLSFEMLPPKLESLYLHMNMLEGVDFTGAHLPVLEVCSLSYNFITELEVSTVLAAAPNLKRIMLKHNEFGRHIEGNISASLKEAGVAHDDDFGGDQSEQRDYFSYDDEDDDKEDEERFYKDRKAQLYERTFSWLLLLSNSAVVAWFSYDYYKQRKIET; encoded by the exons ATGAACGTCGCTGATGCCCACAAATGGTTGACCACAGTAGCCTCGGGATGTCTAGAGGGAGTTGCGTCGTGGT CCACCTCGGTCACCTGTAATGTGACCACACTTGCTCTCTGGGAGCATCGCTGTGATCCCGGTTCTGAAGTGTTTGCCTGTGCGCTCCCGGACTTTTTGTACATACCCAACGAAAATATGTCCCGCTTGGTTGAGAACGACAAGGCGGCAACGCGTAAGATTAGCATCCACAGCGAGCACAGAAGAATGAGAGATGAGCTCAATCGGGACAACATTCTAGCGTACGATGCTGCGATGCACGGGGAACTGAAGCACCCGCGGGCAATTCATATCTTCAGAAGTAGACTAAAAGTGGTTGAGATACAGCTCGATTTGGAGTACGCCGCCTTTGTTGATGGATATATAAAGGAAGTGATCGTGCCGCCTACCGAAAAGGTGTACCCATTGCGCTACCTTGATCTCAATGACAACGCAATCTCAGACCCTCGCAACCTGAGCAAGCTGGTGAACCTACAGACGCTAAACTTGTCGCGGAACAGGTTCATGCGCTTGAATGCGGAGGTGTTCAAAGAAATGACCAATCTGTCGACCTTATCCCTATCGATGAATAGGATCACGCGGCTGTCCTTTGAAATGCTTCCGCCCAAGCTCGAGAGCTTGTATCTTCACATGAACATGTTGGAGGGTGTAGATTTCACCGGCGCTCATTTACCCGTACTGGAGGTGTGCTCGTTAAGCTACAACTTTATTACCGAGCTAGAGGTGTCGACGGTGCTTGCAGCTGCACCAAACCTGAAGCGAATAATGCTGAAACATAACGAATTCGGTAGACATATTGAGGGTAACATTAGCGCCAGTCTGAAGGAGGCCGGGGTGGCACACGACGACGACTTTGGTGGGGATCAGTCTGAGCAGAGGGATTATTTCAGTTACGACGATGAAGACGACGACAAGGAAGATGAAGAGCGTTTTTACAAGGATCGCAAAGCGCAGTTATACGAGCGCACCTTTTCTTGGCTGCTTTTGTTATCGAACTCGGCCGTGGTAGCATGGTTTTCCTATGATTATtacaagcaaagaaaaatagaaacataa